Sequence from the Candidatus Zixiibacteriota bacterium genome:
GTACAAGTGGGGTTACACCAACATGTCGACCGTGAAGGGCCTCTTCTGCGCCGGCGACGCCTCTGGCGCCTCCTCGCACAAGTTCTCTTCCGGTTCCCATGCTGAAGGTCGTATCGCCGGTAAGGCCGCCGTCCGCTTCGCGCTCGACAATGCTGATCTTCCGGCTGTTGACCAGAGCGTGATCGACGAGCTCAGGACCAAGATCCTCAAGCCTCTGGAACTGTTCGATCAGAACCGCAAGGGCACTTCCGATGTCGATATTCATCCTGCCTACATGAAACCGAAAATGTTCATGTTCCGTCTGCAGAAGATCATGGATGAGTACGCCGGTGGTGTTACCGCTCAGTTCTCCACCTCCAAGGCTCAGCTCGAGAAGGGTCTCGAACTTCTCTCCTTCCTGAGGGAAGATGCCGATAACCTGGCCGCCGAGGACCTGCACGAACTGATGCGTGTCTGGGAGAATGTCCACCGTATGTGGCAGGCTGAAGTTCACGTTCGCACTATCCTGGCTCGTGAAGAAACCCGCTGGCCGGGTTACTACTATCGCGCTGACGAGCCCAAGATGAAAGAAGACTGGGAAGCCTTTGTCAATTGCATCTGGCACCCGGATTCAGGCGAATGGGAAATGGTCAAGCGCCCGGTTAAGCGTCTCTATGAATAATTAACCAGATTGTTAATTTGGGTTAATAATAGAATCCTCCGGGTGATCTCACCCGGGGGATTTCTAATTAAAATCCATAACCATGAAGGAGTAAAACGTATAAAGGTTATGCAGATGGTTGAAAACAAAAACGGTACAGAAAACATGACGATCTGCCCTCATTGCGGATCGCAGATGTTAAAATGGAAAGTGCCGCCCGACTCGACCTGGTCGGTTGAATACATCTGGGTTTGCTTCAACGACGAATGCAATTACTATGTTCGCGGATGGAACTGGATGCGCGAAAAATTCCAGCAGAATGCCTCCTATCGCCACAGTTATAACCCCCAGACAAACACAACCGGGCCGATTCCGGTCTGGTCGCCGAGCGCGCTTAAAAAAGACATAATCGAGGATTAGTTTCTATGTCGATGAAAGAGATTCAAAGACTCAAAGACACTATCTTGAAAGAATATCCACGTCTCAAAAAAGATGACAAGTTTAAGTTCGCCTGTCATTCCGGCGTGGAATGTTTCAATGACTGTTGTGGGGACGTCAATATTTTCCTGACTCCTTACGACGTCCTAAGACTCAAAAACGCCCTGGGAATTTCTTCGCAGGAATTTTTGGACAAGTACACACTGCTCCCGGCCGCTGAGGGTCAGAAACTTCCGGTGGTCGTCCTGAGAATGCAGGATGACGAGAAGAAATCATGTTTCTTCGTGGCCGAAGAAGGATGCACTGTCTACAACGATCGTCCATGGGCCTGCCGCATGTACCCGCTCGGGCTGGCCTCTCCGGGTGAAGGCAATTCTCAGCTCGACAATGAGTTTTTCTTCTTACTCAAGGAAGGTTCATGCAAGGGTTTCGAGGAAGACAAAGAGCAAACCATCGAGGAATGGACCGAAGACCAGGGAATCGAAGACTACAACAAGTTTGGTGAATTGTACAAAGACATTTACACCCATCCCTATTTCGAAAGAGAGCCCCAGCTCATCCCACAGAAAATCGATATGTTTTTTCTGGCCAGCTACAACCTCGACCGCTTCCGTAGTTTCATCTTCAACAGCAGTTTCTTAAAGAAGTTCGACATCGATGATGATACTGTCGCCCGAATCAAAGACAGCGACGAAGAGCTTCTGATGTTCGGTTTCCGCTGGATCCGCTTCGCCCTGTTCGGCGAAAAAACGATCAAGATCAATGACGAGGTACGCGAGATCGTTCAGGACAAGCTGAGAGAGACCCGCGACTGATTAGATTTATTCTCGAACCAATAGTATAAAAGGCAGCTATGGACAGGCTGCTTTTTTTATTGGATCGAATCCCTGTTCAGCACTTTATCCAGTCCCTCCTGCAGGCGAGTCATATCATCGCTGTCGGAGTAGAAAAGCGGGGTGGCATCGAGCTTGGTCTCGAGGTTATGCCCCACCACCGCGACTTCCTCGGCCGGTATCAATCCAGTCACGCACATCACCAGGCAACCAGCAAGAAACACGAGACCGAGTAAGAATTTTATTAAAGCCAGATTTTTCGATTTAGAACGATCCAAACAGGATTCCTCCAAAAGCCAGAAACGCCATAAACAGAGTCAAAATCAGGTTGAAGCTCTGGCCTATGACATATAATATGATCGGTTTACCGCCCACCAATTGGCTTCCCAGGTCACGGAAGTTCGACTCCAGTCCGATCGACACAAACGCCAGGCAGAACAGCCATCCCCGCAATGTTTTGGTCGAGGCTTTGATCACATCGCTTTCGACATATCCAGTTCCATAGATCGGAATCAACACGAAGGAAAACAGTATCGACGCGCCAACAAATCCGACTATGAATTTCGGGAAGCGATACCATATCTCCATCGCATTAGGTTTGGTGGCATCACTTCGCTGTTCGACTTTAAACGTGAAATAAATCGCTACAATGAAGGCGACCACGCCGATCAGGATATTCTGGATCATCTTGACCACCGCGGCGATTTTCTCGGCCTCGGCTCCCAGCATCGACCCGGCCGCCACGACAGCCCCGGTGGCGTCGATAGTACCGCCCATCCAGGCCGCGCCGACCGCGGTATTCATACCCAGCATCTTGATTCCGACCGGCATAAAGATCATCATCAAGACCGTAAAAATCAAAGTCATCCCGACCGCCAGGGTCAACTCCTCTTTTTTGGCTTTACAGGCGGCGGCCGTGGCAATCGCGGCTGATACACCGCAGACCGAGGTCGCGGCGGCGATGATCATCACCAGGGTTTTGGAAGTCATCTTCAAAATCCGAGTACCGAACATAAACATAAAGAATATCACCGTCGGGGTGACCACCCAGGCCACTACCAGGCCGGGCGCGCCCAGAGATAAAATCTTGCCGAAAAGTATCTCCGCACCCAAAAGCACCAGGCCGGTCTTGATAAACATCTCGGTCTTGGCTCCGGAGAGAAGCCATTTGGGCGTACCGATTGTGTTCGAGATCAAAAGTCCGATCAAAAGCGCCCAGAAAGCGTAACCGAGCCCGTAAGCTCTGATCACCTGCTGGTCGGCAAAAGTGTAGGCAATAATTGAGAGGACAAAGATTACGGTGAAACCACTAATATATTCGAAGGGATTTCCTCCCATCGCCTTGACACCGACCGCTGTCAAGAATGCCAGCGACACGAGAAGAAAAAGGAGTTTGAGAACAATATTGCTGTGAGCGTTGACAGGCATCTGAAAGAGTTTATCGATCGCATCTTTGTAATTTTGATCGGCAGAGAACTCCTTCATAGTTTCCCTCTGCCCGGAAGTCATCAAGCCTTTGTAGATCAAGATCCCCTTTTCATCGTCATATTTGAGGTGTTTGGATAAGGGACCTTCGATCTGCAGATCATCCGGTTTATCGGGAAGGGCTATCTGACGGCTGTAGCTCTCGAATTGCGTCAATGGGTTGGTGATCCATTCACCCAATTTGGGGGCTTTGCCCGGAAAGTCGATACTGGCGTTAACCAGCGCTACTATTATAATTACTGCGCCAAACCAGACTGCCCACCAGTCTTCGCTTTTTACCAAAGATGAAAATTTTGACTTATCACTCATAATTATCACTCCCTGGAATTGTTCCCGCTCAAATGATAATATGAATGTTAAAACCCAAAATCAAATGCTTTTGAGTTTCAATAAAGCGAGATTAAAGAGGGGAATCAATACTGAACTGATTCAGTAAATTTGCTCTCTGATTAAAATATCTTCGGCAGTACATCCGACATAGCCGTCAGGGTGTCATCGATCATTTCCTTCGTATGAGCGGTAGTCATAAAGCCGACTTCATACCCCGAAGGCGCGAAATAGAAACCTTTCTCGAGCATACGATGGAAAAAGACCGAATAGCGCTTGATCGATTCGGAGCTGATCTCGGATGCGCGTCTGGGTGGATCACCGCCGTCTAATGATAACCAGAAGACCGAACCGGCTCGGGACAAATTCATTGGCAAATCATGTTCGGATATGATCTCGCGCAAACCATGTTCGAAATGAGCACCCTTTTCTTCTAATTCGCTGAAGGCATCATATTCGATCAGCTCATTCAACACCGCCACACCGGATGCCATCGCTAACGGGTTACCTGATAATGTGCCGGCCTGGTAAACCGGTCCGAGAGGCGCGATCTTTTCCATGATATCGGCCCTGGCACCGAATGCACCAACCGGCAGACCGCCGCCGATCACCTTGCCGAGCATGACGATATCGGCATTGAGTTGATACAACCCGACCGCTCCCTGCAGTCCGACCCTGAAGCCGGTGATGACCTCATCGACCACCAAAAGAGCACCATGTTTATGCGCTGTCTGTTCAAGATGCTTCATGAATTCAGGCGCTTGCACCAGAAGACCGTTGTTGGCGGGAATACCCTCCACCAGTATACAGGCGATATCATCGCCGTGTTCGGCGAAAACCTGGTCGACCGCCTCGGTATCGTTGAGTTTGACGCTGTAGGTATGCTTGACGTTTTCTTCGGTGACACCCGCAGACCCGGGCAACCCCAGAGTCGCCAGCCCGGAACCGGCCTTTACGAGGAGATAGTCGACATGGCCATGATAACCGCCGTCAAACTTCAACACTCCCT
This genomic interval carries:
- a CDS encoding adenylylsulfate reductase subunit alpha (catalyzes the reduction of adenosine 5'-phosphosulfate to AMP and sulfite); protein product: YKWGYTNMSTVKGLFCAGDASGASSHKFSSGSHAEGRIAGKAAVRFALDNADLPAVDQSVIDELRTKILKPLELFDQNRKGTSDVDIHPAYMKPKMFMFRLQKIMDEYAGGVTAQFSTSKAQLEKGLELLSFLREDADNLAAEDLHELMRVWENVHRMWQAEVHVRTILAREETRWPGYYYRADEPKMKEDWEAFVNCIWHPDSGEWEMVKRPVKRLYE
- a CDS encoding YkgJ family cysteine cluster protein, with translation MSMKEIQRLKDTILKEYPRLKKDDKFKFACHSGVECFNDCCGDVNIFLTPYDVLRLKNALGISSQEFLDKYTLLPAAEGQKLPVVVLRMQDDEKKSCFFVAEEGCTVYNDRPWACRMYPLGLASPGEGNSQLDNEFFFLLKEGSCKGFEEDKEQTIEEWTEDQGIEDYNKFGELYKDIYTHPYFEREPQLIPQKIDMFFLASYNLDRFRSFIFNSSFLKKFDIDDDTVARIKDSDEELLMFGFRWIRFALFGEKTIKINDEVREIVQDKLRETRD
- a CDS encoding putative sulfate exporter family transporter, with the translated sequence MTSGQRETMKEFSADQNYKDAIDKLFQMPVNAHSNIVLKLLFLLVSLAFLTAVGVKAMGGNPFEYISGFTVIFVLSIIAYTFADQQVIRAYGLGYAFWALLIGLLISNTIGTPKWLLSGAKTEMFIKTGLVLLGAEILFGKILSLGAPGLVVAWVVTPTVIFFMFMFGTRILKMTSKTLVMIIAAATSVCGVSAAIATAAACKAKKEELTLAVGMTLIFTVLMMIFMPVGIKMLGMNTAVGAAWMGGTIDATGAVVAAGSMLGAEAEKIAAVVKMIQNILIGVVAFIVAIYFTFKVEQRSDATKPNAMEIWYRFPKFIVGFVGASILFSFVLIPIYGTGYVESDVIKASTKTLRGWLFCLAFVSIGLESNFRDLGSQLVGGKPIILYVIGQSFNLILTLFMAFLAFGGILFGSF
- the hemL gene encoding glutamate-1-semialdehyde 2,1-aminomutase, with amino-acid sequence MNKLEKSEKLFEQACRIIPRGVNSPVRAFGQVGGSPVFVQKGDGAYIYDVDGNRYLDYCQSWGASILGHAHPKVVEAVKKQAELGTSFGIPTEAEIKLAEILTENHPAVEMVRCVSSGTEAVMSALRLARGFTGRKGVLKFDGGYHGHVDYLLVKAGSGLATLGLPGSAGVTEENVKHTYSVKLNDTEAVDQVFAEHGDDIACILVEGIPANNGLLVQAPEFMKHLEQTAHKHGALLVVDEVITGFRVGLQGAVGLYQLNADIVMLGKVIGGGLPVGAFGARADIMEKIAPLGPVYQAGTLSGNPLAMASGVAVLNELIEYDAFSELEEKGAHFEHGLREIISEHDLPMNLSRAGSVFWLSLDGGDPPRRASEISSESIKRYSVFFHRMLEKGFYFAPSGYEVGFMTTAHTKEMIDDTLTAMSDVLPKIF